The Vallitalea pronyensis genomic sequence TCATCCAATGCCAATACCAATGATTCTTGTCTATAGTCATAGACGATAATAGGTCCTTTGTCTTTAAAGTCCTTATAAATCGTTTTTCCGCTTAAATAATGATTTTGAGTATGACCGTCTAAATTCACTTTTAAAATAATATAAAGACGGTCTAAAATATCTTTTCTACTTTTTATGTAGGCATTAAAATTTGTAATAAATGTGTTTAATGTAATCATTATAGCTCCTTTATTTTTCAAATTTTATATCGCCTATTATAACCCGACTTTCTTCAAAATTCATGTAATCTGATGAAATAAAGGCAATACGATTTACCCCTTTAACGTCACATTCTAAAGGAATAAATTCACTTTCTTCACCCAAGCCTAGTTTATGGCTTGTAAAATCATAAAAGCCAATTAGGACTTCATTGTCAATATCATAAATACTAATATGGGTAGATATATAATCTTTTGTTGCCGCTATATCTGTAATGTCTTTAACTTTAACAAAACACATTAACTTACTATAATTCTCATTAAGAATGACAGTTGTTGAGTTAAAACGTGCATAGATTTCTTTATCATATTCCCTAAAATCAAATATATTATCATTTTCTGTGGAATTGGCATCTATAGCAATACCTGCCCCTAGCTTAGTGCCGTCTTGCATGGTTAAATCGGTACTTGAGTTCGTAACACCTGAAACACTCTTTGTAGATTGTATATCCCCATAAAAATTTGCTTTCACAAGATTTTTCTTTGCTAAGTCTAGAATAGATGGATTGTCCATATTTACAGTATCTTTCACGAGTTCAATGGTCTTGGTATCATTGTTCCAGTTGACTTCTAGCCCTGCAAGATTAGCAACGGATCGTACAGGTAAATATGAACTGTTATTATAAATAAGGATAGGCACTTCTTCATTATTTTGATTTTTTGGCTTGATACTCTCACCGTCAAAGGTAATATTAATCTCTTTGTTTATAGTTGCTTGTACATGCTGCATAATTTGTTCGGCATTTACACCTATGGTAAAGACAAAACATAAAACAACAACACTTAAAATTATTCTTTTCTTTTGCATACTTTCACCTCATGTATAGTATTTTGTTTTATAATATTACCATATTATATATATTATGGCAACAAACTACAAGTTATGACAATTGATTATAAAATTAAAAGGCTAGGGGTTAACCCCTAGCCTTAGTAACATTTAAAAATTATTAAAGTTTACTTACATCAAAGTGAATTTCCTTAGTAGGAAATAAAACTCCTCCGATTAGTTTATCATTTTGTCTCTCAAGAAAAGTACCGTCCGCACGGTAGATCATTACATCACCTTCTATAAAGTATCTATGCCCTCTCATATACCAGGTTAATTCATAAGTCCCTGGGTCTGTAAAGTTGGTATTCCATGTTTCACCTTTTGAAATGGTTGCTGTATCTGTATTAGAATAACCTCCTTTAACATCAATTTTAACCACTTTAATCGTTCCACCTAAACTTGGCTCTACATTCCACGTAGAGGATTGGGTTTCTGATTGATCAACCTTTAATGTGTATTGAGGGGACGCACCTGCCACAAATGTAACGCTTGTCCCATATATTCGTGCCATTTTGTGTAGTATTGTGAAATCAGTTAGGTTTCCTGTACCTGATACGTATGCCATAATAAGTTGATCTCGCTCTATTCCAAAATTTTGTGGTGTATATACGTCATAATCTTCATGAATTGATTTTCCATTATTAAGTATGCCATCATATGAAATACTTTCTGGCTCTCTTAAATTTTCAGTAGCGTTTACAGGTACGCATATAAGAGTCAAAATTATAGATATTATAATTAATTTTTTCATAATAAAAATCTCCTTAATTAATATTTTTTAAAAATTGAATAAAGGTATTATTAAAGTCAATTAACACTCTAGCGACTTCATTTTTTTCTGACAAAATATCAGACATTACCATCACAGTTACATTGCAACCATTTATGTTAAATGATTGGCTTGCCATTTCTATATTAGGTACTTGAGTAACTATAATTTCGTTCTGCTCTGATATTCTATTTACTAGTTCTGGAGATACATCATAACTATGAATCCATTCATCATTACCCACATCATTATGCTCACTTACGGTTAAAATTACAGTAATAAGCATATTGGTGGTGTCATTATGATATACAAACATTTTTTGTCTATTAGCAAAATTTTCATCGCTTTTACTTAGTGGTAATGCAAGCAAGTGATTATATTGTTTTACGATTTCCTCATAATCGTCATATTGGAAGTCGTCAATGATTCTATTTATGTATTTATTAAAGTACTCTACGTTCTGCTCATATATTATAGATGATATTTGAGTTTCATTATCATCTTTTGGAAAATAGAATACATTAAATGACAAAGATGTAATCAATAAAACTATTAATAATGTCAATAATATGTACTTAGTTCTTGTCTTCTTAATGATAATTTTCACCTCCTATTATAATTAATTTATACCCCACTAGATTATATAACAAATATTACTATTTGTAAACTTTAATAACATAAAATTATATATATTGTAAAAAGTTAAATATAATTAATTAATTAGAATATTAATATATTACAATTTAAATATTACTAGGAATAGTAAATGATTTGTGCCAGAAACCTATAGTTTTTTGACACGCTTATTATTTATGGACACAGCCTGATTTTATAGGTATAATATGGTTATAAAAATGAGTCAAAAAAGAATTAGGTTTTATGTCTCACATTTAGGAGAGGATATAATGAATTATGCATATCAAAGGGTATCCACTAAACGCCAGGATGTCAAACGTCAAGAGATCTCACTTGATAATTACAAAATAGATAAAAAATACATTGATAAAGCTTCAGGTAAGAATATGGATAGAATCCAACTTAATAAGTTAAAGTTAGTTGTGCAGCAAGGGGATAATATTTATGTAGAAAGTATTAGCCGTCTAGGTAGAAATGTAAATGATCTTAGAGAGTTAGGTGATTACTTTGTGAAAAAAGGAGCTGTTGTCCATTTTATTAAAGAAGGGTTCAGTACTAACAGTAATATGTATAAGTTTTACTTGACTATTCTAGGAGCTGTAGCAGAGATAGAACTAGAAAATACTAACGAACGTGTTAGAGAAGGTATCAAAAAAGCTAAACTTTATGGAACAAAAAGCGGTAGGTCTATAGGTAGACCACCTATAACAAAGTTACCGCCCAATTTTGAAAAGTATTATGATAAGTGTATATCTGATGAGATTACGAAAGTAGAATTTGCAAAGCTTATGGAGGTTAGTAGAAGAACAATTTATAGGTATATAGATTTTTATAAAATGCAAAAATCAAAAGAATAAAA encodes the following:
- a CDS encoding recombinase family protein, with amino-acid sequence MNYAYQRVSTKRQDVKRQEISLDNYKIDKKYIDKASGKNMDRIQLNKLKLVVQQGDNIYVESISRLGRNVNDLRELGDYFVKKGAVVHFIKEGFSTNSNMYKFYLTILGAVAEIELENTNERVREGIKKAKLYGTKSGRSIGRPPITKLPPNFEKYYDKCISDEITKVEFAKLMEVSRRTIYRYIDFYKMQKSKE
- a CDS encoding stalk domain-containing protein; this encodes MQKKRIILSVVVLCFVFTIGVNAEQIMQHVQATINKEINITFDGESIKPKNQNNEEVPILIYNNSSYLPVRSVANLAGLEVNWNNDTKTIELVKDTVNMDNPSILDLAKKNLVKANFYGDIQSTKSVSGVTNSSTDLTMQDGTKLGAGIAIDANSTENDNIFDFREYDKEIYARFNSTTVILNENYSKLMCFVKVKDITDIAATKDYISTHISIYDIDNEVLIGFYDFTSHKLGLGEESEFIPLECDVKGVNRIAFISSDYMNFEESRVIIGDIKFEK